One genomic window of Luteitalea pratensis includes the following:
- a CDS encoding amidohydrolase family protein has translation MPGCILRGATVLTMNDALDQVEGPVVVRDGVIVQVGGPEPEGLPAIDVSGCVVLPGFVQTHVHLCQTIFRGAADDLALLAWLRQRVWPMEAAHDDVSLRVSTQLAVHELLRTGTTSVLTMETVHGTEVVLETLAASGLRATVGKCLMDSDDAAPSRLKQPVRPAMDEALALRAAWDGAAGGRIRVALAPRFAVSCSRELLEATAAVADAHTLLVHTHASEQRDEIAVVRAIAGMGNLAYLADTGLATSRLCAAHCVWVDDAEQALMAEHDVKVMHCPGSNLKLGSGLAPVVEMRARGITVSLGADGAACNNRLDMFDEMRLAATLQAVRLGPGTLPAREVVWMATRAGARTLGLDSVIGQVSPGFRADLIAVDVSGPDVAPSMDPYSSLVYACRGTDVRVTMVDGDVLVRDGMHRDVDALALAVGARHQAQRLRARAGL, from the coding sequence ATGCCTGGCTGCATCCTGCGAGGCGCGACGGTGCTCACGATGAACGATGCCCTCGACCAGGTCGAGGGACCAGTCGTGGTGCGTGACGGCGTCATCGTGCAGGTCGGCGGACCAGAGCCCGAGGGCCTGCCGGCGATCGACGTCAGCGGCTGCGTCGTTCTGCCTGGCTTCGTGCAGACGCATGTGCATCTTTGCCAGACGATCTTTCGCGGCGCCGCCGACGATCTGGCGCTGTTGGCCTGGCTGCGTCAGCGTGTCTGGCCGATGGAGGCCGCGCACGACGATGTGTCGTTGCGGGTGAGCACACAGCTGGCTGTCCATGAGCTGTTGCGTACGGGGACGACGTCCGTACTCACGATGGAAACCGTCCACGGCACGGAGGTCGTGCTCGAGACGCTCGCCGCGAGCGGCCTCCGCGCGACCGTCGGCAAGTGCCTGATGGACAGCGACGACGCGGCGCCGTCACGGCTGAAGCAGCCCGTGCGTCCCGCCATGGACGAGGCCCTGGCCCTTCGTGCCGCGTGGGATGGCGCGGCCGGCGGCCGCATCCGCGTCGCCCTCGCCCCGCGGTTCGCGGTGTCCTGTTCGCGCGAACTCCTCGAGGCCACGGCCGCTGTCGCTGATGCACACACGCTGCTCGTGCACACGCATGCGTCGGAACAGCGTGACGAGATCGCCGTCGTTCGCGCGATCGCCGGCATGGGCAATCTCGCCTACCTCGCCGACACCGGGCTGGCGACGTCGCGCCTGTGCGCGGCGCACTGCGTGTGGGTGGACGATGCGGAGCAGGCGTTGATGGCGGAGCACGACGTCAAGGTAATGCACTGCCCCGGCAGCAATCTCAAGCTCGGCTCTGGACTCGCCCCTGTCGTCGAAATGCGCGCGCGCGGCATCACGGTGTCGCTCGGTGCAGATGGCGCGGCATGCAACAACCGGCTCGACATGTTCGACGAGATGCGCCTCGCAGCCACGCTGCAGGCAGTCCGCCTCGGCCCCGGTACACTCCCGGCACGCGAGGTCGTCTGGATGGCGACGCGCGCGGGAGCACGCACGCTCGGGCTCGATTCCGTCATCGGACAGGTGTCGCCGGGTTTCCGCGCCGACCTGATCGCGGTCGACGTCTCGGGACCGGATGTCGCCCCGTCGATGGATCCCTACTCGTCGCTCGTATATGCGTGCCGTGGCACCGACGTGCGGGTAACGATGGTCGATGGCGACGTGCTCGTCCGCGATGGCATGCATCGCGACGTCGATGCGCTCGCGCTCGCGGTGGGCGCCCGGCACCAGGCGCAGCGACTCCGTGCACGGGCGGGCCTCTGA
- the hrcA gene encoding heat-inducible transcriptional repressor HrcA translates to MANSIPPRSSALPADVPERFQRLLATLVRAYIERGEPVSSLWLARESGLDVSSATVRSVLARLEELGLVRQPHTSAGRVPTDQGYRFYVNLLLHSRRPSRAVSELEGRLRRAGGMGELLENVSQELSRASHHMGFAIAPGGQDATLKHMDLVALDSRRVLVVVVSGSGQVTHKVVEVLDAVQPSELTQAANYLNAEFAGLPIAEVRERILERLQEDRALYDRLLARALRLASETLDDVASGTQFFMYGASSLLEAAATDDVKVPLATLRALLAMMEEKHRLVQILSEYLEGPGLTVVIGTEHTEPGLQNLSLVASTYSDSGRQGLIGVIGPTRMRYSRSIAAVDSASRAVTRVLIGDEPGGDPS, encoded by the coding sequence ATGGCGAACTCGATTCCCCCTCGCTCGAGCGCGTTGCCGGCGGATGTGCCGGAGCGCTTCCAGCGCCTGCTGGCGACTCTGGTACGCGCGTACATCGAGCGCGGCGAACCGGTGTCGTCGCTGTGGCTTGCCCGCGAAAGCGGCCTGGACGTGTCCTCCGCGACGGTCCGGAGCGTGCTGGCGCGGCTCGAGGAACTCGGCCTCGTCCGCCAGCCCCACACCTCGGCCGGACGCGTGCCGACCGACCAGGGATACCGCTTCTACGTGAACCTGCTTCTGCACAGCCGTCGCCCGTCGCGCGCGGTCAGCGAACTCGAGGGCCGGCTCCGTCGCGCTGGCGGCATGGGCGAACTGCTCGAGAATGTCTCCCAGGAGTTGTCGCGCGCATCGCACCACATGGGCTTCGCGATTGCGCCCGGCGGGCAGGACGCGACGCTGAAGCACATGGACCTGGTTGCCCTCGACTCACGGCGGGTACTGGTGGTCGTCGTATCGGGGTCTGGGCAGGTGACGCACAAGGTCGTGGAAGTGCTGGACGCCGTGCAGCCGTCCGAGCTGACGCAGGCGGCCAACTACCTGAATGCCGAGTTCGCCGGCCTGCCCATCGCCGAGGTGCGCGAGCGCATCCTCGAGCGCCTGCAGGAAGATCGGGCGCTGTACGATCGGTTGCTGGCGCGGGCGCTGCGTCTCGCGTCCGAGACGCTCGACGACGTGGCGTCAGGCACGCAGTTCTTCATGTACGGTGCGTCCTCGTTGCTCGAGGCGGCGGCCACCGACGACGTGAAGGTGCCGCTCGCGACGTTGCGCGCGCTGCTGGCGATGATGGAGGAGAAGCACCGGCTCGTGCAGATCCTCAGCGAATACCTCGAAGGGCCCGGGCTCACGGTGGTTATCGGCACCGAGCACACCGAACCCGGCCTTCAGAACTTGAGTCTGGTCGCGTCGACCTATTCCGACAGCGGACGACAGGGCCTGATCGGCGTGATCGGGCCCACCCGCATGCGGTATTCCCGGTCCATCGCCGCCGTCGACAGCGCCTCGCGCGCCGTCACGCGCGTGCTGATCGGCGACGAGCCAGGCGGAGACCCTTCATGA
- the grpE gene encoding nucleotide exchange factor GrpE — translation MNDTPVDQAADAASADAPATEMSELDILGRERDDAQDRLLRLQAEFDNYRKRVERERRELGEHFAAELLTDFLPVLDDVERALTAVQASPEPALASHRLGLELIQKQFLELLKRRQVAPIDALGSDFDPNVHQAVGQEVSDAHREGEVIEDMRRGYRVGERLLRPSMVKVATRG, via the coding sequence ATGAACGACACACCCGTGGACCAGGCGGCAGACGCCGCAAGTGCCGACGCGCCCGCGACCGAGATGTCCGAACTGGACATCCTCGGTCGCGAGCGCGACGACGCACAGGACCGCCTGCTCCGGTTGCAGGCCGAATTCGACAATTATCGCAAGCGCGTCGAACGCGAACGCAGGGAACTCGGCGAGCACTTCGCCGCCGAGTTGCTGACCGACTTCCTGCCCGTGCTCGACGATGTCGAGCGGGCGCTGACGGCGGTGCAGGCGTCGCCGGAGCCGGCGCTTGCCAGCCACCGCCTCGGGCTGGAGTTGATCCAGAAGCAGTTCCTCGAGTTGCTGAAGCGCCGACAGGTGGCGCCGATCGATGCGCTCGGCAGCGACTTCGACCCCAACGTGCACCAGGCCGTGGGCCAGGAAGTCAGCGACGCGCACCGCGAGGGCGAAGTGATCGAGGACATGCGGCGCGGCTACCGCGTCGGCGAGCGGCTGCTGCGGCCGTCGATGGTCAAGGTGGCGACGCGTGGCTAA
- the dnaJ gene encoding molecular chaperone DnaJ, translating to MAKRDYYEVLGVDKTVSEKDLKSAYRKLALQYHPDRNPGDHAAEDKFKEAAEAFAVLGDKDKRAAYDRFGHAGVGGAGGPQFDPSTFADFGDLFGGIGDVFGFGDIFGGGGRKRGGPRRGADLRYDLEISFEEAARGHEMQLQIPREETCETCKGSGAAAGTSPEQCGQCGGSGQLRYQQGFFTVARPCGSCRGTGRVIASPCGSCRGAGRVTRERKLTVRIPAGVATGQRMRLSGEGEHGTGGGPHGDLYVVFHVADHPYFHREGDDLHCEVPVQFTTLALGGTINVPTLDGPHALDIPEGTQPGTSLRVRGKGLPNVSGRGHGDLHVIVGVQVPKKPSRELREALEALRTVLPADTGDAASHDRSGEDKPFFERVKDMFG from the coding sequence GTGGCTAAGCGGGACTACTACGAGGTGCTCGGCGTCGACAAGACGGTGTCCGAGAAGGACCTCAAGAGCGCCTACCGCAAGCTCGCGCTGCAGTACCACCCGGACCGCAATCCGGGTGACCACGCCGCCGAGGACAAGTTCAAGGAAGCCGCAGAGGCGTTCGCCGTGCTCGGCGACAAGGACAAGCGCGCGGCGTACGACCGCTTCGGCCATGCCGGGGTCGGTGGCGCCGGTGGACCGCAGTTCGATCCGAGCACCTTTGCCGACTTCGGCGATCTGTTCGGCGGCATCGGCGACGTCTTCGGTTTTGGCGACATCTTCGGCGGCGGTGGTCGGAAGCGCGGCGGGCCGCGGCGCGGCGCCGACCTGCGCTACGACCTCGAGATCTCCTTCGAAGAGGCCGCCAGGGGCCACGAGATGCAGTTGCAGATTCCGCGCGAGGAAACGTGCGAGACCTGCAAGGGCAGTGGCGCGGCCGCGGGCACGTCACCCGAGCAATGCGGCCAGTGCGGCGGCTCGGGTCAGCTGCGCTACCAGCAGGGCTTCTTCACCGTGGCGCGCCCCTGCGGTTCGTGTCGCGGCACTGGGCGCGTCATCGCCTCGCCCTGCGGCAGCTGCCGCGGCGCTGGTCGCGTCACCCGTGAGCGCAAGCTTACCGTCCGGATTCCGGCGGGTGTCGCCACGGGCCAGCGGATGCGCCTCAGTGGTGAAGGCGAACACGGCACCGGCGGCGGTCCGCACGGCGACCTGTACGTTGTCTTCCACGTCGCCGATCATCCGTACTTCCATCGCGAGGGCGATGACCTGCACTGCGAGGTGCCGGTCCAGTTCACGACGCTGGCCCTCGGCGGCACGATCAACGTGCCGACACTCGACGGTCCGCATGCCCTCGACATTCCCGAGGGGACACAGCCGGGTACGAGCCTGCGGGTGCGCGGCAAGGGCCTGCCCAACGTGTCCGGCCGTGGCCACGGCGACCTGCACGTGATTGTCGGCGTCCAGGTACCGAAGAAGCCATCGCGCGAACTGCGCGAGGCGCTCGAGGCCCTGCGCACGGTGCTGCCGGCCGATACCGGCGACGCCGCGTCCCACGACCGCTCGGGCGAGGACAAGCCGTTCTTCGAGCGCGTCAAGGACATGTTCGGCTAG
- a CDS encoding 50S ribosomal protein L11 methyltransferase, with protein MRARTWPVLRLVFSTPLDDEWHERLLLDVDDCGVSALDEDGDIVSLFFAAASDRDAAVDLLASRGWPSQATLSTEDVADEGWAARSQANLPAIRVGRIVVAPPWDVPAPDAAADLLVIEVEPSTGFGTGHHQTTRLCLRALQDLDLRGARVLDIGTGSGVLAVAAVRLGAAEALGIDNDPDAIESAEDTLRRNGLEAGAAVRMELRGLDDRALLASDVVCANLTGALLRQQGGRVQALLVPGGRAVLSGFTEDEARWVRDAFDACDVEATHEEEFWVAYVLRRRAATSQA; from the coding sequence ATGCGCGCCCGCACCTGGCCGGTCCTGCGGCTGGTCTTCTCGACGCCGCTCGACGATGAATGGCACGAGCGGTTGTTACTCGACGTCGATGACTGCGGCGTGTCCGCACTGGACGAAGACGGCGACATCGTGTCGCTCTTCTTCGCTGCGGCCAGCGACCGCGACGCCGCCGTCGACCTGCTCGCCTCGCGTGGCTGGCCGTCGCAGGCCACGCTCTCCACCGAGGACGTCGCCGACGAAGGCTGGGCCGCGCGGTCGCAGGCCAACCTGCCGGCGATCCGCGTCGGCCGCATCGTCGTCGCCCCACCCTGGGATGTGCCCGCTCCAGACGCGGCGGCGGACCTGCTGGTCATCGAAGTCGAACCTTCGACAGGATTCGGGACCGGACACCACCAGACGACGAGGCTCTGCCTGCGGGCGCTGCAGGACCTCGATCTGCGTGGCGCACGCGTGCTGGACATCGGCACCGGTTCCGGCGTGCTGGCCGTCGCCGCCGTACGCCTGGGCGCCGCCGAGGCACTCGGCATCGACAACGACCCCGATGCGATCGAGTCGGCCGAGGACACGCTGCGCCGCAACGGGCTCGAGGCGGGGGCCGCCGTCCGCATGGAATTGCGTGGCCTGGACGACCGGGCCCTCCTGGCATCAGACGTCGTCTGCGCCAACCTCACCGGTGCCCTGCTCCGCCAGCAGGGCGGGCGCGTGCAGGCGCTGCTGGTGCCAGGCGGCCGCGCCGTGCTCAGCGGCTTCACCGAGGACGAAGCCCGCTGGGTCCGCGACGCGTTCGACGCCTGCGACGTCGAGGCGACACACGAAGAAGAGTTCTGGGTTGCTTACGTGTTGCGGCGGCGCGCCGCCACGTCCCAGGCGTAG
- a CDS encoding RsmE family RNA methyltransferase: MPPRFHAPDLNIAAADVVLPEGESAHLCRVLRLHEGDDVEVFDGRGALHAGVVRTASPRASVVTVGAARAAAPEPPAPIIVAQALLKGDAMDAVIRDATVLGAVDIWPMTTSRTNVPARAADAAHERWLRVAVAAAKQCGRAVIPRIAPVRSLAGVLGDTAASGATRLWLTEPAASAGDSADVPVPARAVCLAIGPEGGWTAEEMAAASDAGWEPWTLAPVTLRAEQMTVAALSVVRYAWDVAARRRNT, encoded by the coding sequence GTGCCACCCCGCTTCCACGCCCCTGATCTGAACATCGCCGCGGCCGATGTGGTGCTGCCCGAGGGCGAGAGCGCGCACCTGTGCCGCGTGCTGCGGTTGCATGAGGGCGATGACGTCGAAGTCTTCGACGGCCGAGGGGCCCTGCATGCCGGCGTGGTACGTACCGCGTCCCCGCGCGCGAGCGTCGTCACCGTTGGTGCTGCACGGGCCGCGGCGCCCGAACCGCCCGCGCCGATCATCGTGGCCCAGGCACTGCTGAAGGGGGACGCGATGGACGCAGTCATCCGCGACGCCACCGTGCTCGGCGCCGTCGACATCTGGCCCATGACGACCAGTCGCACCAACGTTCCGGCGCGCGCTGCCGACGCGGCGCACGAGCGCTGGCTGCGGGTGGCCGTCGCGGCCGCCAAGCAGTGCGGGCGTGCGGTGATCCCGCGAATCGCTCCGGTTCGCTCCCTCGCCGGCGTACTTGGCGACACGGCAGCATCCGGGGCCACGCGGTTGTGGCTCACGGAGCCGGCGGCGTCGGCGGGAGACAGCGCCGACGTGCCCGTGCCCGCCCGGGCCGTGTGCCTTGCCATCGGCCCCGAAGGCGGCTGGACCGCTGAAGAAATGGCGGCGGCAAGCGACGCCGGGTGGGAGCCGTGGACGCTGGCGCCCGTGACGTTGCGCGCCGAGCAGATGACGGTGGCTGCGTTGTCGGTGGTGCGCTACGCCTGGGACGTGGCGGCGCGCCGCCGCAACACGTAA
- a CDS encoding serine/threonine-protein kinase has translation MLFKGQTLGKYRILSPLGSGGFGTVYLARDTWLDKQVAIKVPHRQGLDFSELLREPRLLASVNHPNIVAITTADKQDDIFFIVMEYVAGETLESVLEREGALDLPRALDYTVQIGNAVDHAHKQGVIHRDLRPANVLVSENGMLKVADFGTSRFLEIAAHGTTVIGSPAFMAPEQFQGKAVFASDLYSVGITMYQMLTGELPYEPPPPSALHKLLTGELVTPPRSRNPAIPRRLNDIVMKALAPQITDRYTRASDLLDDLLAAKSVILGTPGPRAIADLGLDDASRAARSNAPPLPRAVKYQDREAARNCWHCRRPLHNLATKCPFCGENQ, from the coding sequence ATGCTCTTCAAGGGCCAGACCCTCGGCAAGTATCGCATCCTGTCTCCACTGGGAAGCGGCGGGTTTGGCACCGTCTACCTGGCGCGCGACACGTGGCTGGACAAGCAGGTGGCGATCAAGGTCCCCCATCGCCAAGGTCTCGACTTCTCCGAACTGCTCCGCGAACCGCGCCTGCTCGCCAGCGTCAACCACCCGAACATCGTCGCCATCACCACGGCCGACAAGCAGGACGACATCTTCTTCATCGTCATGGAGTACGTGGCCGGCGAGACGCTGGAGAGCGTCCTCGAGCGCGAAGGCGCGCTCGACCTGCCGCGCGCGCTGGACTACACGGTGCAGATCGGCAACGCCGTGGACCATGCGCACAAACAGGGCGTGATCCATCGGGATCTGCGGCCGGCCAACGTGCTCGTGTCGGAGAACGGGATGCTCAAGGTGGCCGACTTCGGCACGTCGCGCTTCCTGGAGATCGCGGCCCACGGCACAACGGTGATTGGCAGCCCGGCATTCATGGCGCCCGAGCAGTTCCAGGGCAAGGCCGTGTTCGCGTCGGATCTCTACTCGGTGGGGATCACGATGTACCAGATGCTCACGGGCGAACTTCCCTACGAACCACCGCCGCCGTCGGCGTTGCACAAGTTGCTCACGGGCGAACTGGTGACGCCACCCCGGTCACGCAATCCGGCGATTCCGCGCCGGTTGAACGACATCGTCATGAAGGCGCTGGCGCCACAGATTACCGACCGCTACACCCGCGCGTCGGACCTGCTCGACGATCTGCTCGCGGCCAAGTCGGTCATCCTCGGCACGCCCGGACCTCGCGCCATCGCCGATCTCGGCCTGGACGACGCCAGCCGCGCCGCCCGCTCGAACGCCCCGCCCCTGCCCCGCGCGGTCAAGTACCAGGACCGCGAGGCCGCCCGCAACTGCTGGCATTGCCGTCGTCCCCTGCACAACCTCGCGACCAAGTGCCCATTTTGTGGTGAGAACCAGTAA
- a CDS encoding Gfo/Idh/MocA family protein → MKTRRALMGGLLLGMLATTSTLVAGEPGAGTQAAPAKVLRIGLIGLDTSHVTAFTALLNDPANPDHIPGARVVAAFKGGSRDVEASATRIDKFTAELRDKWKIEIVDSIEALLPKVDVVMIESVDARVHLAQAKLVIAAKKPLFIDKPMAASTKDAAEIVRLAKAAGVPLFSASSRRYVEDVLMLQADPKVGAVMGAATYGPATLEPHHPDLFWYAVHAVETLYQLMGPGCVSVSRTHTKGTDVVVGTWADGRVGVVRGVRSGKYSTYGQTVFGANAVVSATSEMPLPDGLKRREGYYGLLKRTIEFFQTGKAPASPEETLESLAFMEAADLSKARNGAAVKLSEVLH, encoded by the coding sequence ATGAAAACACGACGCGCACTGATGGGTGGGCTCCTGCTCGGGATGCTCGCCACGACCTCCACCCTCGTTGCCGGGGAGCCAGGGGCCGGCACGCAAGCCGCGCCGGCCAAGGTCCTGCGCATCGGCCTGATCGGGCTCGACACGTCGCACGTCACGGCGTTCACCGCCCTGCTCAATGATCCGGCCAATCCGGATCACATTCCGGGTGCGCGGGTCGTCGCGGCGTTCAAGGGCGGAAGCCGGGACGTCGAGGCCAGCGCGACCCGCATCGACAAGTTCACCGCCGAACTCCGCGATAAATGGAAGATCGAGATCGTCGACTCGATCGAGGCGCTGCTGCCCAAGGTCGACGTGGTGATGATCGAGAGCGTCGATGCTCGCGTGCACCTGGCCCAGGCGAAGTTGGTCATCGCCGCGAAGAAGCCGTTGTTCATCGACAAGCCGATGGCCGCGAGCACGAAGGACGCGGCCGAAATCGTTCGCCTCGCGAAGGCGGCCGGCGTGCCGCTGTTCAGCGCCTCGTCTCGCCGCTATGTCGAGGACGTGCTCATGCTGCAGGCCGACCCGAAGGTCGGGGCGGTGATGGGCGCGGCCACGTACGGCCCGGCGACGCTCGAACCGCACCATCCGGACCTGTTCTGGTACGCCGTGCACGCCGTCGAGACCCTGTACCAGTTGATGGGGCCCGGGTGCGTTTCGGTGAGCCGCACGCACACCAAGGGGACCGACGTGGTGGTCGGCACGTGGGCGGACGGGCGTGTAGGTGTCGTGCGCGGCGTGCGCAGCGGCAAGTACAGCACGTACGGGCAGACCGTCTTCGGCGCCAACGCCGTCGTCAGCGCGACGTCCGAGATGCCGTTGCCCGACGGCCTGAAGCGCCGTGAAGGCTACTACGGCCTGCTGAAGCGCACGATCGAGTTCTTCCAGACGGGCAAGGCGCCGGCGTCACCCGAGGAGACCCTCGAGTCGCTGGCCTTCATGGAAGCCGCCGACTTGAGCAAGGCGCGCAACGGCGCCGCCGTGAAGCTCTCAGAAGTACTTCATTAA
- a CDS encoding Gfo/Idh/MocA family protein has product MSTTRSVSRRSFLASTGKGAAVASLIGTAPAIVPATVFGKTSPGNRINVAAIGTGRISRDHDMPDTLLLDLARIMAVCDLDRRRLEDGKRFVNDFYAKQSGRAYDGVTMYDDYRELLANRDIDAVLISTPDHWHAPLAIAAVEAGKDVYLQKPASLTIAEGRALSYAVQRTGRVLQLGSQNRSLPQHRYACELVRNGRIGQLKTIEVGLAADPGGEDEAAMPVPPHFNYDMWLGSTPQVAYTEKRVHPQVGYERPGWLRCEQFGAGMITGWGAHHIDTAHWGMDAEHTGPIEIWGKAEFPKGGIWDVHGAFRTEARYADGVQMIVSDSITNGVKFIGTEGWIFVNRVSGLSGSAPDAYVGNPKALDASDRKILTSIIGPDEIHLIDSKDHHGNWLEAIRSRALPLAPVEVGHRSCSACLLHHMAMRAGRTLKWDPARERFHNDDEANSWLTRPQRHPYIIT; this is encoded by the coding sequence ATGTCCACGACTCGTTCCGTGTCCCGTCGCTCCTTCCTGGCCTCCACCGGCAAGGGCGCGGCCGTCGCCTCCCTGATCGGGACCGCCCCGGCGATCGTGCCGGCCACGGTCTTCGGCAAGACGTCGCCGGGCAACCGCATCAACGTCGCGGCAATCGGCACGGGCCGGATCTCGCGCGACCACGACATGCCGGACACGCTCCTGCTCGACTTGGCCCGCATCATGGCCGTGTGCGACCTGGATCGACGACGGCTCGAGGACGGCAAGCGCTTCGTGAACGACTTCTACGCGAAGCAGTCCGGTCGCGCGTACGACGGCGTGACCATGTACGACGACTATCGCGAGCTGCTGGCGAACCGCGACATCGACGCGGTGCTGATCAGCACGCCCGACCATTGGCATGCGCCGCTGGCGATCGCCGCCGTCGAGGCCGGCAAGGACGTCTACCTGCAGAAGCCCGCCTCACTCACGATCGCGGAGGGACGGGCCTTGTCGTACGCCGTGCAGCGCACCGGCCGCGTGTTGCAACTCGGGAGCCAGAACCGGTCATTGCCGCAGCATCGATACGCCTGCGAACTGGTGCGCAACGGCCGCATCGGGCAACTGAAGACGATCGAGGTCGGGCTGGCGGCCGACCCGGGCGGCGAGGATGAAGCGGCAATGCCCGTCCCGCCGCACTTCAACTACGACATGTGGCTCGGCTCGACGCCGCAGGTGGCCTACACCGAGAAGCGGGTGCACCCGCAGGTGGGCTACGAGCGACCCGGGTGGCTGCGGTGTGAGCAGTTCGGCGCCGGGATGATCACAGGCTGGGGCGCCCATCACATCGACACGGCGCACTGGGGCATGGACGCCGAGCACACGGGCCCGATCGAAATCTGGGGCAAGGCGGAGTTCCCGAAGGGTGGCATCTGGGACGTCCACGGCGCCTTTCGGACCGAGGCCCGCTATGCCGACGGCGTCCAGATGATCGTGAGCGACAGCATCACGAACGGGGTGAAGTTCATCGGCACCGAGGGTTGGATCTTCGTCAACCGGGTGAGCGGGCTGAGCGGGAGCGCGCCGGACGCCTACGTCGGCAACCCGAAGGCGCTCGATGCGAGCGACCGGAAGATCCTGACGTCCATCATCGGTCCTGACGAGATTCATCTCATCGACAGCAAGGACCATCACGGCAACTGGCTGGAGGCGATTCGGTCCCGCGCGCTCCCGCTGGCGCCCGTCGAGGTCGGGCACCGGTCGTGCTCGGCGTGCCTGCTGCACCACATGGCGATGCGTGCCGGCCGCACGCTCAAATGGGATCCCGCGCGCGAGCGCTTCCACAACGACGACGAGGCCAACAGCTGGCTCACGCGCCCGCAGCGGCATCCATACATCATCACCTAG
- a CDS encoding Gfo/Idh/MocA family protein — protein sequence MNRRSFISSLGTSSAALAAWPMPAFDPARAGRAIRTEIAAGRQPQPKMSARPPVAFAAIGLNHSHIYSQIETMLGNGATLTAVYAKEPELVAAFTKRYPQARVARTEQEILDDKAIQLVVSAGIPNERAPLGIRVMQAGKDFMVDKPGVTTLAHLAEARRVQAQTKRIYSILYGGRLESPATQRAVELVHAGAIGQVLHTMGSGPHKIGADRPDWFWKREQFGGVLGDLGTHQVDYFLAFTKATRGAVVAARSGNLHHPDKPDFEDFGDAMLQAETAAGYFRVDWFTPGGVATFGDSRLTVMGTDGYLEVRPNVDLAGRPGGSHLFLVDQKETRYIEAKDTPLPYGPRLLDDIVNRTETAMPQAYTFLVAQLVLEAQAQARPPVLSK from the coding sequence GTGAATCGACGCTCGTTCATCAGTAGCCTCGGCACTTCCAGCGCGGCCCTCGCGGCGTGGCCGATGCCCGCTTTCGACCCGGCCCGCGCCGGGCGCGCCATCCGGACCGAGATCGCGGCGGGCCGGCAGCCGCAGCCGAAGATGTCGGCGCGACCGCCGGTCGCCTTTGCCGCGATCGGGCTCAACCACAGCCACATCTACAGCCAGATCGAGACGATGCTGGGCAACGGCGCGACGCTGACCGCGGTGTACGCCAAGGAACCGGAACTCGTCGCGGCGTTCACGAAACGGTACCCGCAGGCCCGGGTTGCCCGCACCGAGCAGGAGATCCTCGACGACAAGGCCATCCAGCTGGTGGTCAGCGCGGGAATCCCGAACGAGCGCGCGCCGCTCGGCATCAGGGTCATGCAGGCCGGCAAGGACTTCATGGTCGACAAGCCGGGTGTGACGACGCTGGCGCACCTGGCCGAGGCCCGCCGCGTGCAGGCACAGACGAAGCGGATCTATTCGATCCTCTACGGCGGTCGCCTCGAGAGCCCGGCGACGCAGCGGGCAGTCGAACTCGTGCACGCCGGAGCCATCGGGCAGGTGTTGCACACGATGGGCAGCGGGCCGCACAAGATCGGCGCCGACCGGCCCGACTGGTTCTGGAAGCGCGAACAGTTCGGCGGCGTCCTCGGCGACCTCGGCACGCACCAGGTCGACTACTTCCTGGCTTTTACGAAGGCGACGCGCGGTGCCGTCGTCGCCGCCCGGAGCGGCAACCTGCATCACCCCGACAAGCCAGACTTCGAGGACTTCGGCGACGCCATGCTGCAGGCCGAGACGGCCGCCGGCTACTTCCGTGTCGACTGGTTCACGCCCGGCGGCGTGGCCACGTTCGGCGACTCGCGCCTCACGGTGATGGGCACCGACGGCTACCTCGAGGTGCGTCCCAACGTCGATCTCGCCGGCCGCCCAGGCGGCAGCCACCTGTTCCTCGTGGACCAGAAGGAGACGCGATACATCGAGGCGAAGGACACGCCGCTGCCATATGGCCCGCGACTCCTCGATGACATCGTCAACCGCACGGAGACGGCGATGCCGCAGGCGTACACGTTCCTCGTGGCGCAACTGGTGCTCGAGGCGCAGGCGCAGGCACGTCCGCCAGTGCTGTCCAAGTGA